The genomic stretch CTCGGGTCGCTGAGATCACAGGCGTAGCCGCGCGCGTGCGCGCCCGAAGCGACGATCGCGGCTGCTCGCGCCTCGACGTGCTGCGCGGTGCGGTCGACCAACACGAGCGCGGCGCCGAGTCGAGCGAACGTTTGCGCGACGACCTCGCCGACCTGGCCTTCGGCGCCGACTCCTGTCAGGAGGACCGTTGTACCGTTGAACATGCTCATAAGGTGGCGCAATCCTGGCCGGAGGAAAAGCAGATCCTCGGGCCTACGGCGCGAGGATGACACGTTCGGGCTGGCACGAAGCCTGTTATTGATTCACCTGACATGTCCCGCCTGAAAAGCGCCGGAATCATCGTAATTGTTGTCCTCGTGGCCTCCCTGGCCCTCATTGGCGGCCTGTCGATCACGCGGGGCACGCCCGTCAGCTATGTCTCGACGCTGTCGGACTCCGGGCCGCCGGCGATCAGCGACTCGCTGTTCGAGCGGACGTTCGAGCTGTTCACCGGTACGCACATCTTCCAGGGTAATGCCGTACAGCAGGCGAACAACGGCAACGGCATCTACCCCTCGCTCTGGCGCGACATGCGGTCGGCGCAGCACACGATCACCGTGCAGATGTACTACTCGCTGCCCGGCAAAGTAGCGGACAGCATGGCCGCGGTGCTTCGCGAGCGGGCGCGCGCGAACGTTCGCGTGCTCTTTCTCATCGACGCGTTCGGCTCGCAGCACCTGTCCGACGAGTATTTGAAATCTTTGACAGACGCCGGCGTGAAAGTGGCGAAGCTCAGGCCACTGCGCTGGTCCACCATCTCCAACGCCGCGACGCGCTCCCACGTGCGCGTCGTCGTCGTCGATGGGCGCGTCGGGTACGAGGGCGGCTTCGGCCTGGCCGACTATTGGCTCGGCGATGGACATCATGACGAGCAGTGGCGCGAATCGAACGTGCGATTCGAAGGCCCGGCGGTCATGCAACTCCAGGCCGCATTCGCCGCCGCGTGGGCGGAATCGACTGGAGAGCTGATCACCGGTCCGCTCTTCTTTCCGTCCAGCGGATTTCAGCCCGTTGGACCGACGCGCGCCGGGCTGCTGTATACGGCGCCGACGACGGGGAGCACGCCCGCCGAACGATTTCTGGCCCTCACGATCAGCGGCGCGCGCAAGTCGCTGTACATCGAGAATTCATACTTCGTTCCCGATGAGGATTTTCGAAAGCTTCTCGAGCGCGCCGCGCGTCGCGGCGTCGACGTTCGCGTGCTGACCGTGAGCTCGAAAACGGACGTGAAGACCACCTGGTACGCGGGCCGACACTATTACGAGGAGCTGCTCGGCCGCGGCGTGAAGATCTACGAGTACCAGCCGACGATGCTGCACTCGAAAACCATCGTGGCCGATGGCTTGTGGAGCTCGGTCGGCTCGATGAACTTCGACAATCGTTCGATGGCGTTCAACAACGAGTCGAATCTCGTGGTGTTGGACACGGCCTTCGGCGCGCAAATGGACTCGATCTTTTTCGACGATCTCCGCTACGCGCGTGAGATCAAGCTCGACGAGTTCCGGCATCGCTCGCGATGGACGAAGCTGGTCGAGAGCATCGCCACGTTGATGTCGCGACTGCTCTAGGCTGCTCTAGCGAATATCCTCGCGGCCGAGTGCCGCGCGCACGGCTTCGCGCATGGCGACGAGCGCTGCTTCTCGGGACGACGGCGAATCCTCGCGAACATGCAGTTCGACCCCGTCCGCCACCATGACTCGCCGCCAGCTCGCGGGCGCATCGTCATCGACGGCCTGCCGGCGCGTCTCGACCGTGGCGCCGAGCGCCGCGGCGAGTGATGACGCCACGCGGCGCTCGAGTGCGTCGCCCGTCACTTCCTTCATCTCGCCTTTGATCGTGTCGAGCGTCACGCCTTCGCGCTGGCGGATCTTGATGGCGAGAAGCTGAAGGAAGTGGCGGTAATTGTAGGTCGCGGCGGTGCCGGTCCCCTCGGGGCGTTCGAGCAATCCATTCGCGACGTAGAACCGAATCGATCGCGCGCTCGGCGCGGCGCGTGCCGACGCATTGGTCGGACGCACGCCAGCGGCATCGACGAGCGCGGTCACCTGCGCGGCGAGGCCGCGCGCGTTCCACGGCGCCTGCTTGGCGTGGGCGCGGAGAAGTGCGATGGGTGATTCAGCCATGTACCGCGAAGGGAAGCAAAGCCGTGAGCCGGCGACGAGAACGAGAAGCCAACGAGCCGAACGCGCAAGGAACAATAACGCGCACGACCGCGGTCAGGGGAGACGCAGGCTCGGCAGGGAAAATGTGAGCGTCGTGCCCGAGCCTTCGGCGCTGTCGAGCGACAGATTGCCGCCGTGGTCGTTTATCACGCGGTGCGCGACGGCCAGGCCAATGCCGGCGCGACCGGGCTTCGTCGTAACGAGAGGTTCGAAGGCGTGCGACAGCGTGTCGGCGGGGATGGCCGGGCCATCGTTGTGCAGACGCGACCGCCAGGCGCCGTCGCGATCGACCGACGACGCGATCGTGAGATCACTCCCTTCGGGCGCCGCGTCAATGGCATTGACGAGGGCATTGCTCAGCGCCAGCGCGAGCTGCTCGGCGTCGATGGCGCAGGTTGCTCGCGGGTCGGCGGGGGTGTGTTGAACGAGGAGCGCCTTGCTCTCGAGGATGCCGCGATTGGACGCGAGGACGTCGGTCCAGACGTCGTCGGGATTCGCGGGCTCGAGACGTACCGGCGCGGGACGTCCGTACTCGAGCAGTGCCGACACGAGAGCGTTGAGACGCTCCGTCTCGCGGAGAATGCGGCCGAGGTTCCGCTCGATGAGCGGGTCGTCGGTGTTGCGATAGCGCAGGAGCTGCGCGGCAGACGCAATGGCGAACACCGGGTTGCGCAACTCGTGCGCGATCGCGGCGGCGACATGCTGAGACGCCTTGACGCGCTCTCGCCGCAGCGTTCGCGCGGTGATCGGCGTGTCGGTGCGCGATTCGATGTCCACGGAGCCGTGTGGGAAGGAGAGAGGAGTGGACGTTACAGGTTCATATTAACCGAAGCGAAAAGACAGCGGAGCGCGCATGCCGACGCTCCGCTGTCTTCGTTGGTAGTCGTGCGAACGCTTCCTGTCGGCGTCTAACGGCGCGACTTCTTCCCGCTCTTCTTGGCGCCGCCCTTCTTGGTGCCGCCTTTCTTGGCCGCGCCGGCCTTTTTCGCGCTGCCCTTCTTGGCCGCGCCGCTCTTCTTCGCTCCACCTTTCTTGGCGGCGCTATTCTTGGCGCCCGCCGCCTTCTTGGCCGGACCGCTCGATTTGGCGGCTGGCTTCTTTGCTCCACCCTTCGCGCCGCCCTTCGCGGACGCGCCGCTTGATTTGGCGCCGCCCTTCTTGGCTGGCGCTGATTGCTGTCCGCCGCCGGATGATTTCTTTGCGGTCGTGGCTGGGGCCGACTTCGCAGGTGCCGACTTCGCAGGCGTAGGTTTGGCGGGCGCGGACTTCGCGGGCGCCGATTTGGCCGGTGCGGATTTGGAACCCGACGACTTCGCGGCTGCACCGCCGGACGAGGACGATGAGGACGATGCCGCGCCGCCTCCCGATGTCGAAGCCGCGTTTCCGGATCCGCCACCCGACGCGGCGCCGCCGCCCGCGGCTGCACCGCCGCCGCCTGCGCCCGAACCCGCGGGACGCCCGGGGCGACCGCGACGCGGCGCACTCAGGACGTCTTCGTCTTCCTCTTCTTCCTCGCCGGCCTCGAACGTGGCCGGCTCCTCTTCGTCGTCGTCGACATCGTCGGCGCTATCCCACAGGTCGTCGCTGTCATCCTTGTGCGTCATCCAGCCGCCGTCTTCCTCGTCGTCGTCGTCGTACGACGAGCTTCCACCACCACCACCTCCGCCGTATCCCAGATCGTCTACGTCGTCGTCACGATCAGAGAATCGGTACTCCTCATGCAACTCGTCACCCCGCGGCATGCCCGCCTCCTGAGAGGATAGTGATCAGCGAATGGGTCGACACACGGCCGTGATGACGGCTGCACGTCGTATGCCTCATACCGAATGCGCGTGGCCCAACGCATCGGAGATTTTCAACGCCTTAGTATACTTGGCCGGGCGCTTCGTCAAGAAGCTCGTCATTGCATCTCGCTGCATCCACCACGGTCCGGATGCAGATTGAAAACGTCGGAGAGCACTCGTGCCAAAACTTCTCGTTCTCTTCTCCTCGGCAGACAGCTACGCGGCGAACATGGCGGACGTTGTCGCCGACGGTGCGAAGCGTGTGCGATTCACCGAGGTGGACGTGCGCGCGGTGGTGGACGGCGGCAGCGGCGCGTCGGATCGCCGCCGACTCGAGTCCTTCGACGCGCTGCGCGACTACGACGGTGTGGTCCTGGTGGGTCCCGGTCCCGAGTCGTCGGGCCACGAGCTCGGTGCGCTGCTGGATGCGCTGGACGACGGCGAGCCGATGACGAATGTCGTGTTCGGTGTCGCCGGCGACGAGAATGCTGATATGCTGACGGCGCTCGCGCGCGCAGGTGGCCTGATCGCGGCGCAACCCAGGGGTTCGAGTGCCGAGGAGCGGGCGCGGGGTTTGGGGGCGCGGGTGGCGAAGGTAATTGGGTGGGTGCGTCATGCGCTGGGGCACGAGTCGGAGCATGCCCAAGGACATCACCACCATTCGCATGATCGCCCGGCGAGCTGACATCCAATCACAATAATGGTGTTATAGTGGCGCGATAATGTCGCTAAATACTACGCCGATAGTTGTTTGCTACTCGACTCCACTCGAAGGCGGCGACCTCCCACGCGAGATCGGCGGGCGCCCCATCGCACTCCTCCAGACGGGCGTTGGACTCGTCAACGCCGCGTTCATGCTCACACGTTTTCTGGCGACTAACAAAGTGGCGGCCGTCATCGGGTGCGGGGTCGGTGGCGCCTACCCGGGTTCGAACCTCGAGCCAGGCGACGTCGTGTGCGCCGAGTCCGAGACGTACGGCGACCTCGGGGCGGATTCGCCGGAGGGTTTTCTGGACATGGAGGCGCTCGGCTTCCCGGTCATCGCCGGCGCCGCTCCGCTATACAATGAGCTGCCGCTCGATCTGTTTCCGGCAGCGCGGCGCGTGCGATTTGTGACGTGTGCGACGTGCACCGGCACCGATGACGTCGCGCGCGCGCTGGTCGCGCGGACCGGTGGCGCGGTCGAATCGATGGAAGGCGCGGCGATCGTTCACGTCGCGAAACTCATTGGGGTGAAGGTGGGAGAAGTGCGAGGCATCTCGAATTCGGTGGGCAATCGCGATCGCGGACGCTGGCGGCTGAACGATGCGGCGCGCGCGGCGCGCGAGGCCTTGGTGCACTGGATCGAGGACGGAGCTCGAGAATGCTGAGCCTCGCGATCTCTCCCTGTCCCAACGATACGTTCATCTTCTGCCAGATGGTCAACCGCTATCGGCTCGAGCTGGACGACGTCGAATCGCTGAATCTGCGCGCCGAGCGTGGTGAGTTCGACGTGACGAAGATTTCGGTCGCGGCGTACGGGCGCATTCGCGATCAGTACGCGCTGCTGCGCGCCGGCGGTGCCGCGGGATTTGGCGTGGGTCCGCTGCTCGTGAGCAGCGTCAAACGCGAGCCGGGCGGACGCGTCGCAATTCCGGGCGATCGCACGACGGCCGCGCTGCTGCTGCGGTTGTGCGGCGACTTCGAGACGATTCCCATGCGCTTCGATCTCATCGAGGCTGCGGTGTTGTCGGGCGAGGTCGACTGCGGCGTGCTGATTCACGAAGGCCGCTTCACCTACGCCGACAAGGGTCTCGTGTGTCTGGCGGATCTCGGTGAAGTCTGGGAAGCGAAGATGAACTGTCCCATTCCTCTCGGCGCGATCGCCATTCGCCGTTCGCTCGGTGCCGAGGTGGCGCGGCAGGTGAACGACGAGATTCGGGCGAGCCTGCAGCTTGCCTGGGCGCATCCCGAGCGTTGCGCTGACTTCGTGCGCGCGAATGCGCAGGAGATGTCGCCGCAGGTGCAGCAGAGGCACATCGATCTTTACGTCAACGACTACTCGATGGACGTTGATGCCGACGCGGTGACGCGACTCGTGACGCTCGGTGAACAGCGCGGGTTGTACGCGGCGTCGCGCGAGCCGATTTTCGCCGTGTGACGCCGCGCTACGGGGCGCGCCGCGGCGCGACGCCGCGCTACGTCAGGGCTGCTTGGCGTTCAGCGCGATGACGATGTCGTTGTCGTGCGCGGTGTATTCCGGGAGATTCTTCGCGCGTTCGCTCGCCGCGGAGGCGACCAACTTGTCGTGAAAAGAGCGTTCGGCCGCCGCATCCTTTCGCATGTGCGCCGCGTTGCCGGCGAGAATGAGGCCGAGCAAATGGTTCGGATGCTTGGCGAGAATGGTGTCCGCTTCGGCGCGCGCGAGTTGTTCGTCGCCCGAAATCGCGGCGATGCGGCCCATGTCATAACGTGCGTCCAAGTCGAGCGAATCGAGCGCTTGATACGCCTGAATGGCCATCGGCGCGAACATCGCGACGGTGTCGGCGTGGCCGTTTTCGTGCGCGGCCATGATGCGATTGTACAAGCGTTCTGCCCGTTCGGTGGGCGACATGTTACTGATGTCGGGCGGTTGACCGCCGCCGCCGGCGAAGGGAGCGGCGTTCGCATCGGCGGTCGGCGTGGGCGTCGCCTCTTGACTGCGTCCGAATCGCTGGCCCGCGACGAGCGCGACGAATGCGAGGAGCGCGATCGCGGCAACTGACCACGGAAGCGCCGAATTGAAGCTGCGCTGGTCGCCGGTGCCCTCGGCGCCGGCGGGAGTGCCGCATCGATGGCAGAACTTGGCGCCGGGACGGAGCTCGGCGCCGCAGGCGGCGCACTTCGTGGCCGAGAGCGCCGCGCCGCAATTCGAGCAGAATTTGCCGGACGCCTGGGCGTGGCAAGCTGGACAGGCGATCGTGTCGCCGTCCGAGGCGGGAGAGGTTGGGGAAGTCATGCGCACCAAAGTTACACGGCGGAGGCTGTTCGCGCAGAGTGGCCTGCTCTCTGCACCGGAGATCGCCGTCGTGAATCGAGTGAGACTGTAGGTGCAGCGGACAATTGGACAAGCGGCGAACGTCGTCTACGTGTGGAACCACGAGTATCCGTGGGACGTTCGCGTCGAAAAAGTGTGTGCCGCGCTGACGAACGTAGGCCGTTCGGTGCATTTGACCGCGCGCAATCTCGGGCGGCGCTCGCGGCGCGAAGAGCTGCCAGAGGCAACGGTGCATCGGTTGCGCCCGCTGCCGCTCGGCCGATATGCGGACGCGGCGCTTCAGTTTCCCTTCTTCTTCAACCCCCGCTGGGTTTCGCATCTCACACGCACGGCGCGGGAAGCGAACGCCGACGTGTTGATGGTGCGCGATCTCCCACTCGCGCCAACCGCGATTCACGTCGGCCGGCGGTTGGGCATTCCCGTCATGCTCGACATGGCCGAGAACTATCCGGCGCTGATGACGGAAATCTTCACGGCAAAGCGGCAGAAGCCGCTCGACTATGTCGTGCGAAATCCGGCGGCGACGGCGGCGGTGGAGCGCTACACGCTGCGGAACATCGATCACGTGGTGTGCGTCGTCGACGAGATGGCGGACCGGCTTCGCGCGATGGGGTTAGGCGCCGATCGGATCAGCGTCGTATCGAACACGCCGCCACGTTCGCGCGTCGTGCCCGCGGAGTCGCGCACGGCGCGCGAACCTGACGGCGCGTTGGTACTCGGATACCTCGGCATTCTGGAAATTCCGCGCGGGTTGGGCGATGCGATCGACGCAGTTGCGCGGCTGCGGTCGCAGGGCATTGATGCGCGGTTGCGCATCATTGGTGGCGGGCGCGACAGCGAAGTGTTCGAGCAGCATGCGAAGCGGCTCAATCTCGACACCTCGATCGTACAGTTCCTCGGTCGTGTCGACGACCACCGCGAAGCGGTGCGCGCGCTGGAACAAACGGACATCGGCATTCTGCCGTATCACACGAGCGAGCAGTGGCACACGACGATCGCCAACAAGCTCTTCGATTACATGGCGCTTGGGCTTCCGGTGGTCGCGGCGGACGCGCGGCCGGTCGAGCGCATTTTGCACGAGACGGGCGCGGGCGTGACGTATCGTTCGCGCGACGTGCATGACTTCGCTCACGCGGTGTTGTCGCTGCGCAATGAAGATCGCCGGCGCACCGCGGGCGAAGCGGGCCGGCGTGCAATTCGTGATCGATATCACTGGGAACGTGACGTGGAGCGTCTCGTCACCGCAGTCGATATCACCGTCGAGCGGGCTCGAGAGAATTCTCGAAAGATTCCCTCTGCAATTTCACTTCTGGAGGCGTGACGCGAGCGCGCTGCCGCGCGTCGTTCACTTGACCACGCACGACACCAGTCACGGTGTCGTGCTCGTGTTTGGTGGACGGTTGCAGTCGAGGTTGGCAGCATGGTGTCCCGCGTCAAGGCAAGCATGATTTCCGTAGCGCTCCTCGTGTGCGGAGTGACTCTCTCCGGATGCAACACGTTCACCGACGTCGTTGCGCAAGGCGTCAGCAACGTCGCGAAGGAAATCAAGGCGGCCGGCGACAGCACGAAGTCGCCGAGCGACTCGACCAAGACGAAGCCGGACACCACGACGAAGACGCCGCCGGCAGCGACGGACACCACCGGTGTCACTCAGCAGGGAAATCCGACGGGCAGCGCCTCGGCGCCGACGACGCCGTACAGCGTCAAGTCGCCGCACTGGTCGCACATCCGCGTTCACGTCTCCGACTATCGCATTCAGTATCAGTCGGACGCGAACGTGCGTGCGACGGAGTATGCGTGGTCCGCGGCGCACTTCGACGACGTAACGCTCGACGCGGACGACAAGACGTCGGTGGCGGCGTACCATCTCGCGAATCCGACGGTTTCGGTGGTTCGCTACGCGCTCAACTGGTCGGTGATCAAGCCCGGACAGCAAAACGAGAACGTGGCCACGTCGTACACCCAGCACATGTCGCAGTGGTACGCGGCGCATCCGCAGTACACGCTCGAGAATGCGTTCCTTCACGACGGCAGCCAGTGTCCGGCGGGTACCGCGGCGACGCCGAACTGCCGCCTCACGATTCACATCTGGACGCAGGACCGCTGGGTGGTGAATCCGGGCGATGCGGGCTTGCGCGCGTATCAGGCGAGCCGGCTCGCGCAGTACATGGGCGATGCGGACGGGCTCTTCCTCGACGAGCACGGCTCCGGCGACATGTCGGACCAGCTCGGCAACAAGAATGTTCGCGAGTATCCGAGCTTCACGAACTATCAGAACGATATCGTCGGCGAGCTCTCGTCGATTCAGTCGGCGCTCGGCTCGTCGAAGAAGATCATGATCAACACGGCGGAGTACACGTCGTCGTGGGATGCGGCGATGCAGAACGCGGTGACAGGCGCCGAGCTCGAGCTCTTCAACAATCCGACGAACAACTCGATGGAGAGCCGTTGGAGCTTCATCGATGCGCAGCTCGCCAAGGGCCGCGTGTTGCAGATGGAGTCGGGCGGGACGTTGCCCGCTTCGTTCAACGCGGGCAATTCCGCGAGCGCGGCGGATCGTCAACGGCTGTGGCAGCTGGCGAGCTACTATCTCGTGGTGCCGTCGAATTCCGCGAACCTGCAGTTCGGCATTCACGACGCGTGGAACACGGCGTTCTCGACGCAGTGGCTCAAGGCGATCGAGATGAACATCGGCAGCCCGAGTGGCGCGCGCGCCGTGGTGGCGAGCGGGACTGATGCAAGCGGCTCATCGTACAAAGTGTGGGGCCGCGATTTCGGCAGCGCACTCGTGATGGTACGTCCGAGCGGGAATGGATCGTCGTTCGGCGACGCGACGAAGGCGTCGCTCACGCTGCCGACGAATGATCGCTATTTGCCGCTCCATGCCGATGGCACGGTAGGTGCCCCTGTGACCTCTGTCGAACTTCGTGCGAGCGAAGCGGTTGTGCTGCTGAAGCAAAGCCGATTCCCCTCGCTGCAGAGCGCGCCGAACCGGGTTCCGTGATCGACTGATCGGGGCTGTCGGGCGGCGCTGATGGTGCCGCCCGAGCAGTTCCGATGCCCCTGTCGCCCCACAACATCGCGCACTTCTTCACCGTCGACGTCGAAGAGCACTTTCAAGTTTCGGCGTTCGAGGGAATCGTCGAGCGGGAGAGCTGGGCGACGCAGCCGTCGCGCGTCGAGCGCAATGTGGACCGTGCGCTTGCGCTGCTGGCTGACGCGAACGCCACCGCGACGTTCTTCACGTTGGGGTGGGTCGCCGAGCGCCGGCCTGCGCTCGTGCGGCGCATTGCGGAATGCGGTCATGAGATCGCGTCGCATGGAATGACGCACCGGCGCGTCTATCATCTTTCGTCCGCGGAGTTTCGCGACGAGCTCCGCACGTCCAAGCGATTGCTCGAGGACATCACGGGTACGCACGTCGTCGGCTTTCGCGCGCCGAATTTCTCGATTCTGCCGCGCTCCGAGTGGGCGTTCGAAGTGTTGGTCGAGGAAGGGTATCGCTACGACTCGAGCCGGTTTCCGATTCATCGCATCGATTACGGATCGCCGGACGCGCCATCAGACGTTCACGTCGTGACCTGTCCGAGCGGAACGTTGCTCGAGTTTCCGCTCGCGACGTACAAGGCATTCGGCGCGCGAATTCCCGCGGCGGGCGCCGCGTACTTGCGGCACTTTCCGTATCGCGTCGTGCGCGGCGCGTTCGCGCAATCGGAGCGGCGCGGTCAGGCGGCGGTGTTCTACATCCATCCGTGGGAGCTCGATCCCGAACAACCGCGGATCGACGCACCGCTGCTGACGCGCTGGCGCCACTACACCGGCCTGTCGCGCACAACCGCGCGGGTGGCGCGGTTGCTCGGTGAGTTCCGTTTCACGTCGTTCCGCGCGCGACTGGAGCGACCGGCGCCGCGCGACGCGGTGCTCGTCGCATGACACACGTTGCGACGCGCGCGACGGAGAGCACGTCGAGCGGCACTCGCATTGTGGTGGGCAACTTCGACGGCACCGCGACGGAGTGGGACGCGTTCGTTCGCCGTCAGGATGGCGCGCGGCATTTTCATCTTCTTGGATGGCGGCGCGTTATCGAGCGCGTTTACGGGCATGAATGTGTCTCGCTCGAGGCGCGCGATGCCGATGGATTACTCGCCGGTGTGCTGACCGTTGCGCGCGTACGGAGCGCGATGTTCGGCGATTTTCTGGTCTCGATGCCGTTTGTCGATTATGGGGGACCACTCGGGAATGATGCGGCCGTGCGCGCGCTGGTGGATTCGGCGCGTTCGATGATGGGACGCCGCACATTGCTCGAGTTGCGCAGTGCGATTTCGTTGAACATCGGTGTGGAAGCGTCGCATCGAAAGATCGCGGTCGTGAAGACGCTCGCGGGCAGCGCGAGCGACGCGTGGGACGGCCTCCGCTCGCAGGTTCGCGGCGCGGTGCGGAAGGCGCAGAAGTCCGGCATCACCGTGCGGTTCGGCGCGGATCAAACGAACGAATTCTTCCGCTTGTTCGCGCTGCGCATGCGCGACCTTGGCACGCCGACGCATTCGCTTCGCTATTTCGAGACGATCGCCGACGAGTTCCCGGACAGCATGTGGCTCGCGTGCGCGTACCATCAAGGCGCCGCCGTCGCCGGTTTGTGCGGTTTCGCGTTCGAGGACGAGGTGCACCTGCTGCACGCGGCGCAGCTCGACTCGTATCGATCCATGCACCCGAACATGCTGCTCACGTGGGCGTTCATCGAGCGCGCGATCGACGCCGGCATTTCGCGATTCAACTTCGGCCGCTCGTCGCCCGGCACCAGCACGCACGAATTCAAGCGACGCTGGGGCGGGGTCGACGAAGCGCTCCATTGGTACGACGTCGGAAACGGACCCGTCGCCAAGACGCCGTCGCCGAACGACTCGGCGTACGCGCTCGGACCGCGGCTATGGAAACGGTTGCCATACCCGGTCACGACCGCACTCGGTCCACACATCGTGAAGTACATCCCATGACGAATGCAGCGCGCGCGAGCGCGGACGATCGCCGGCCCGACTTGCTCGTGATCGGTGTCGGCCTGACGGTCGTGTGTCATCTGTGGCGCGTTCCGGATCTCTTTCCGGTACTTGGGCCGCTGCGGTTGATGATTCTGAGCGCCGTCGCGTGCCTTGCCGGCTTGGTGTTGTCGCGGCGCGGCGAGCGCTCGTTGACGCGGTTGTTCACGCCGGTGACCGCTCCTCTGCTGGCGCTCGTCGCGTTGATGGTGCTAAGCATTCCTACGAGTCTCGATCCGCAGCTGAGCACTGTCTTCCTGTTCAAGGATTTGCTGCCGCGAGTTCTGTTGGGTGTGCTCATCGCGGGGAGCATTCGGAATCGCCGCGATCTCGAGTGGATCATGCTCGCCACGCTCGCGGGCTGCTGGATGTACACCGCGATGATGATGGTGCGCGCGCCGCGCGCCACTGGTCCGACAGGATGGACCGATCTGGCGATGTACGATCGCAACGACTTTGCACTCCTGGCTGTGTGCGCGTTGCCGCTCGCGATCTACTTCCTGCGTCGCGAAGCGGGGCGTAGTCGTCGCATCTTCGGTGCGCTGACGATGATGGTGCTGCTGTACGTCATCGCGCGCGGCGGTTCGCGCGGCGGATTCCTTGGCCTCACGGCGGTGCTGGGCTTCATGGCACTGCGCTATCGCGCCGTACCGGCGCGCGTACGATTTGGAGCCGTGCTCGCTGGAGCGCTCGCGATCGGAGTGCTTGGGGGCACGCGGTACCGCACTCAACTCGCGACGCTGCTCAATCCGACGCAGGACTACAACTGGTCGGGCCGCGACTACAATGGACGGTTGGAGTTATGGAAGCGCGGCCGCGGCTACATCGCCGATCATCCTGTGGTGGGCATTGGACTGGCCGCGTACACGGTTGCAGAGGGCGAGTTGTCCGAAGTGGCGCGCGAGCGTTTGGCGCACGGGCAGGAAGTCACGCCGCTCCAGGCGCACGACATGTTCATTCAGATCGCCGCCGAGCTGGGACTTCCGGCGCTGGTCGCGTTCGTGTTCTTGCTCTGGCGCTTTTATCGAACGACGCGCGACGTCCGTCGCGCACTGGACACACCGCGTGAAACCTCGCGGCCGCCCGAGCACGCGCTTGCCGTGGCGCTCACGGCATCGCTGTTGGGATTCATCGTCTGCGGCGTGTTTCTCTCGGCCGCCTACTTCGCGCAGTTCTTCATCATGGTCGGCTTCGTCGGCGGGTTGGCGAAGCTGTGTCCCGTATGGGCTACGCGCCGCGCTCCGGTTGCGCCGTATGCACCCGTGTGGGTTGGTAACGACGCCGCGGCGGCGCTGCCGCCGATTCAATGATGCGTATCAGCTTCGATCGCACGTTCGCCAAACGCGCCGTCGAGCGCGTGATCTGGTCCAGCGGATTGCCCGCGCTTCGTCGTCGCGGACTTCGTGAAAGCTCGCTTGTCCTGGCGTATCACAATGTCGTGCCTGACGGTGTGCCGCCGGTCGGCGATCGATCGTTACATCTGTCACGGGCGGCGTTCGCCACGCAGCTCGATGCATTGATGGAGACGCACGACGTCGTGACACTCGAGGAGGCGCTTGGACTGACGGTTGCGCGCGGTACGACGCGCCGGCGTCCATTCGCGGCGATCA from Gemmatimonadaceae bacterium encodes the following:
- a CDS encoding phospholipase D-like domain-containing protein codes for the protein MASLALIGGLSITRGTPVSYVSTLSDSGPPAISDSLFERTFELFTGTHIFQGNAVQQANNGNGIYPSLWRDMRSAQHTITVQMYYSLPGKVADSMAAVLRERARANVRVLFLIDAFGSQHLSDEYLKSLTDAGVKVAKLRPLRWSTISNAATRSHVRVVVVDGRVGYEGGFGLADYWLGDGHHDEQWRESNVRFEGPAVMQLQAAFAAAWAESTGELITGPLFFPSSGFQPVGPTRAGLLYTAPTTGSTPAERFLALTISGARKSLYIENSYFVPDEDFRKLLERAARRGVDVRVLTVSSKTDVKTTWYAGRHYYEELLGRGVKIYEYQPTMLHSKTIVADGLWSSVGSMNFDNRSMAFNNESNLVVLDTAFGAQMDSIFFDDLRYAREIKLDEFRHRSRWTKLVESIATLMSRLL
- a CDS encoding MerR family transcriptional regulator; translated protein: MAESPIALLRAHAKQAPWNARGLAAQVTALVDAAGVRPTNASARAAPSARSIRFYVANGLLERPEGTGTAATYNYRHFLQLLAIKIRQREGVTLDTIKGEMKEVTGDALERRVASSLAAALGATVETRRQAVDDDAPASWRRVMVADGVELHVREDSPSSREAALVAMREAVRAALGREDIR
- a CDS encoding ATP-binding protein; protein product: MDIESRTDTPITARTLRRERVKASQHVAAAIAHELRNPVFAIASAAQLLRYRNTDDPLIERNLGRILRETERLNALVSALLEYGRPAPVRLEPANPDDVWTDVLASNRGILESKALLVQHTPADPRATCAIDAEQLALALSNALVNAIDAAPEGSDLTIASSVDRDGAWRSRLHNDGPAIPADTLSHAFEPLVTTKPGRAGIGLAVAHRVINDHGGNLSLDSAEGSGTTLTFSLPSLRLP
- the mqnB gene encoding futalosine hydrolase, giving the protein MSLNTTPIVVCYSTPLEGGDLPREIGGRPIALLQTGVGLVNAAFMLTRFLATNKVAAVIGCGVGGAYPGSNLEPGDVVCAESETYGDLGADSPEGFLDMEALGFPVIAGAAPLYNELPLDLFPAARRVRFVTCATCTGTDDVARALVARTGGAVESMEGAAIVHVAKLIGVKVGEVRGISNSVGNRDRGRWRLNDAARAAREALVHWIEDGAREC
- a CDS encoding 1,4-dihydroxy-6-naphthoate synthase produces the protein MLSLAISPCPNDTFIFCQMVNRYRLELDDVESLNLRAERGEFDVTKISVAAYGRIRDQYALLRAGGAAGFGVGPLLVSSVKREPGGRVAIPGDRTTAALLLRLCGDFETIPMRFDLIEAAVLSGEVDCGVLIHEGRFTYADKGLVCLADLGEVWEAKMNCPIPLGAIAIRRSLGAEVARQVNDEIRASLQLAWAHPERCADFVRANAQEMSPQVQQRHIDLYVNDYSMDVDADAVTRLVTLGEQRGLYAASREPIFAV
- a CDS encoding zinc ribbon domain-containing protein, with the protein product MTSPTSPASDGDTIACPACHAQASGKFCSNCGAALSATKCAACGAELRPGAKFCHRCGTPAGAEGTGDQRSFNSALPWSVAAIALLAFVALVAGQRFGRSQEATPTPTADANAAPFAGGGGQPPDISNMSPTERAERLYNRIMAAHENGHADTVAMFAPMAIQAYQALDSLDLDARYDMGRIAAISGDEQLARAEADTILAKHPNHLLGLILAGNAAHMRKDAAAERSFHDKLVASAASERAKNLPEYTAHDNDIVIALNAKQP
- a CDS encoding glycosyltransferase family 4 protein, which encodes MQRTIGQAANVVYVWNHEYPWDVRVEKVCAALTNVGRSVHLTARNLGRRSRREELPEATVHRLRPLPLGRYADAALQFPFFFNPRWVSHLTRTAREANADVLMVRDLPLAPTAIHVGRRLGIPVMLDMAENYPALMTEIFTAKRQKPLDYVVRNPAATAAVERYTLRNIDHVVCVVDEMADRLRAMGLGADRISVVSNTPPRSRVVPAESRTAREPDGALVLGYLGILEIPRGLGDAIDAVARLRSQGIDARLRIIGGGRDSEVFEQHAKRLNLDTSIVQFLGRVDDHREAVRALEQTDIGILPYHTSEQWHTTIANKLFDYMALGLPVVAADARPVERILHETGAGVTYRSRDVHDFAHAVLSLRNEDRRRTAGEAGRRAIRDRYHWERDVERLVTAVDITVERARENSRKIPSAISLLEA